A window from Montipora capricornis isolate CH-2021 chromosome 7, ASM3666992v2, whole genome shotgun sequence encodes these proteins:
- the LOC138056440 gene encoding uncharacterized protein isoform X2 has protein sequence MFWEREAPNIDTRVAANHVLHENGCGRHIIRDLLLRDRDLRETQDREALASEMEDKRKGQQNPQRRESTFEAATSEETTTLCECLEETVVDTEEVRQKRRRFQEKCQRENEGKRQRTDHGHCGDDGEGNDSGTVTLHIPEDENSPRCSNAEQDSIPTSKIYFFFHIST, from the exons ATGTTCTGGGAGAGAGAAGCACCAAATATAGATACGCGTGTTGCAGCCAACCATGTCCTCCACGAGAATGGTTGTGGGAGACATATTATCAG GGATCTTCTTCTTAGAGATAGGGATTTGCGGGAAACTCAAGATAGGGAAGCCCTAGCATCT GAAATGGAAGACAAGAGGAAAGGGCAACAAAAT CCTCAAAGAAGGGAAAGTACATTTGAAGCGGCAACTTCAGAGGAG aCAACAACACTATGCGAATGTTTGGAGGAAACGGTGGTTGATACGGAAGAG GTGCGACAAAAAAGACGCAGGTTCCAGGAAAAATGTCAG AGAGAAAATGAGGGCAAACGCCAACGCACGGATCATGGTCATTGTGGTGATGATGGCGAGGGCAATGACAGTGGAACT GTAACATTACACATTCCAGAAGATGAAAACTCGCCAAGATGTTCCAACGCAGAGCAAGACTCCATCCCCACAtcaaaaatctattttttttttcatatatccACATGA
- the LOC138056440 gene encoding uncharacterized protein isoform X1: MSSTRMVVGDILSGNDPAFLTNVRRAVEEALLAARAVRTQRDLLLRDRDLRETQDREALASEMEDKRKGQQNPQRRESTFEAATSEETTTLCECLEETVVDTEEVRQKRRRFQEKCQRENEGKRQRTDHGHCGDDGEGNDSGTVTLHIPEDENSPRCSNAEQDSIPTSKIYFFFHIST, from the exons ATGTCCTCCACGAGAATGGTTGTGGGAGACATATTATCAG GAAACGATCCTGCATTTTTAACAAATGTCAGAAGGGCAGTGGAAGAGGCACTTCTGGCGGCAAGGGCTGTGCGCACTCAGAG GGATCTTCTTCTTAGAGATAGGGATTTGCGGGAAACTCAAGATAGGGAAGCCCTAGCATCT GAAATGGAAGACAAGAGGAAAGGGCAACAAAAT CCTCAAAGAAGGGAAAGTACATTTGAAGCGGCAACTTCAGAGGAG aCAACAACACTATGCGAATGTTTGGAGGAAACGGTGGTTGATACGGAAGAG GTGCGACAAAAAAGACGCAGGTTCCAGGAAAAATGTCAG AGAGAAAATGAGGGCAAACGCCAACGCACGGATCATGGTCATTGTGGTGATGATGGCGAGGGCAATGACAGTGGAACT GTAACATTACACATTCCAGAAGATGAAAACTCGCCAAGATGTTCCAACGCAGAGCAAGACTCCATCCCCACAtcaaaaatctattttttttttcatatatccACATGA